A part of Papaver somniferum cultivar HN1 unplaced genomic scaffold, ASM357369v1 unplaced-scaffold_118, whole genome shotgun sequence genomic DNA contains:
- the LOC113330741 gene encoding BEL1-like homeodomain protein 4 — protein MEVVAVATTPTRIQVLPLHLFSDHHHHRRSSIQHIINKSTATRNSSSFVSKIELNFVNNSMSQGFHQRIINFSNGFDRSTTTLHSQDQQMADQPSSSQRDINRFRVQGYEQPTVAAAPMGSLEEDQASTSHHHHHQLPVGYETGAGMLSEMFNFQSIPTTTSTDMLEEQNQMSMNYRLLSRPSSSSAAAMQLFQMNPQQRSPSPPPPQQQQQQHQQHLQGFHLSTAAAAAAAEEVTFDGNPISVSQFMTWVPSNNDNVEVVNSSTATTGKIGGLSLSLSSLQHLEAAKQEEFRMGDGGFFYYNQQLENLGSHHHHPPHQQQQQHLQPLRLQGLGHGNLLSSSSQQQHHHHQVHGGFSSPSTVGVVNVLRNSKYMKATQELLEEFCSVGSRGHHHLKNHKRLARRNSNPNTNQVGGSGGGGGDNIAGSSSSSKDVTPPLSAADRIEHQRKKVSLLSMLDEVDRRYNYYCEQMQMVVNTFDSVMGYGASTPYTTLAQKAMSGHFRCLKDAISTQLKQTSELLGDKEGTSGSGVTKGETPRLRLLDQSLRQQRAFHQMGMMEQEAWRPQRGLPERSVTILRAWLFEHFLHPYPSDADKHLLARQTGLSRNQVSNWFINARVRLWKPMVEEMYQQESKEAEEMTTTTTDHDERDQYHQFHRARNSNQQQDYQKTTTNTTPPSQPITTTQPTAATTTDATVIAAAAGMRSEIDAIENDPSSSSSSLNAINMNCSSETTNNIYTTSSTFHNNDIPPSSIILSNNQQRMLGNDTGSRGRMTLNNSLVTHEYGSTSSSVSNAHHDMESTLVRFGTASGDVSLTLGLRHAGNVPTQNRFPVRDRF, from the exons ATGGAAGTAGTAGCAGTAGCAACAACACCAACAAGAATACAAGTACTACCTTTGCATCTATTCtctgatcaccatcatcatcgcCGCTCATCAATTCAGCACATCATCAACAAGAGTACTGCTACTAGAAATAGTAGTAGTTTCGTATCAAAAATAGAGCTTAATTTTGTAAATAATTCTATGTCCCAAGGCTTTCATCAAAGGATCATCAATTTCTCAAATGGGTTTGATAGATCGACGACGACGTTGCACAGTCAAGATCAACAGATGGCTGATCAACCTAGCAGCAGCCAAAGAGATATTAACAGATTTAGGGTTCAAGGATATGAACAACCGACGGTAGCAGCAGCACCTATGGGTTCTTTAGAAGAAGATCAAGCTTCAActagtcatcatcatcatcatcagcttcCCGTTGGATATGAAACAGGAGCAGGTATGTTATCAGAAATGTTCAATTTCCAGTCAATCCCTACAACAACGTCGACCGACATGCTGGAAGAACAGAATCAAATGTCCATGAATTATCGATTACTAAGCCGGCCTAGTTCATCATCTGCTGCTGCCATGCAACTATTCCAAATGAACCCTCAACAAAGATCACCTTCTcctccaccaccacaacaacaacaacagcagcaccaaCAACATCTTCAAGGGTTTCATCTATCTACGGCAGCAGCGGCAGCGGCAGCGGAAGAAGTAACGTTTGATGGTAATCCAATATCAGTTAGTCAATTCATGACATGGGTGCCAAGTAATAACGATAATGTAGAGGTAGTTAATAGTAGTACTGCTACTACTGGTAAAATTGGTGGACTTTCACTTTCTCTGTCTTCATTACAACACTTAGAAGCAGCAAAACAAGAAGAATTTAGAATGGGTGATGGTGGGTTTTTCTATTACAACCAACAATTAGAGAATTTAGGAAGTCATCATCACCACCCacctcatcaacaacaacaacaacatctgcAACCCTTACGTTTGCAAGGATTGGGTCATGGTAACCTACTTAGTAGTAGTAGccaacaacaacaccaccaccaccaagttCATGGTGGATTTTCATCTCCTTCAACAGTTGGAGTAGTGAATGTTTTAAGGAATTCTAAATATATGAAAGCTACTCAAGAATTGTTAGAAGAGTTTTGTAGTGTTGGAAGTAGAGGACATCATCATCTGAAGAATCATAAAAGGCTTGCTAGGAGAAACTCAAACCCTAACACTAATCAagttggtggtagtggtggtggtggtggggataATATTGCTgggtcttcttcatcttccaaggatGTCACTCCTCCTTTATCAGCGGCTGATAGGATTGAACATCAGAGGAAGAAAGTTTCCCTACTATCCATGCTTGATGAG gtTGACAGAAGATACAACTACTACTGCGAACAAATGCAAATGGTGGTGAACACATTTGATTCAGTAATGGGTTATGGTGCATCAACTCCATATACAACACTAGCTCAAAAAGCAATGTCAGGACATTTTCGATGTCTTAAAGATGCAATCTCGACTCAATTAAAACAAACATCTGAACTTCTTGGTGATAAAGAAGGAACTTCAGGCTCTGGGGTTACTAAAGGAGAAACACCTCGTCTTCGTTTACTCGACCAAAGTCTTCGGCAACAACGAGCATTTCATCAAATGG GTATGATGGAGCAAGAAGCTTGGAGACCTCAAAGAGGGTTGCCGGAACGTTCTGTCACCATTCTAAGAGCGTGGCTTTTTGAGCATTTTCTTCACCC GTACCCTAGTGATGCAGATAAGCATTTGTTAGCTCGTCAGACTGGTTTATCAAGGAATCAG GTATCAAATTGGTTCATAAATGCCAGAGTTAGATTGTGGAAACCCATGGTGGAAGAAATGTACCAACAAGAAAGCAAAGAAGCAGAAGAgatgacaacaacaacaacagatcatGATGAGAGAGACCAATATCATCAATTTCATAGAGCGAGAAACAGCAACCAACAGCAAGACtaccaaaaaacaacaacaaatacgACACCACCATCACAACCAATTACAACAACTCAACCaactgcagcaacaacaacagacgCAACAGTTATAGCAGCAGCTGCAGGCATGAGATCCGAAATTGATGCCATAGAAAATGACCcatcgtcgtcatcatcatcactcAATGCAATCAATATGAATTGCTCATCAGAAACTACAAATAATATCTACACTACCAGCTCTACGTTTCATAATAATGACATACCACCTTCATCCATAATATTGAGCAATAATCAACAAAGGATGTTAGGAAATGACACGGGCAGTCGGGGTCGTATGACACTAAACAACAGCCTAGTGACACATGAATACGGGTCGACCTCCTCATCGGTTTCGAATGCTCATCACGATATGGAATCAACACTTGTAAGATTTGGAACAGCTTCTGGCGATGTATCTCTCACCTTAGGGCTTCGACATGCTGGAAATGTgcctacccagaatcggtttccGGTTAGAGATCGATTTTAG
- the LOC113330469 gene encoding uncharacterized protein LOC113330469 yields the protein MIAPLKNSNLKRVYYKGIPPFLFILVAEVFSKLMKNAVQLQIISGFSINSIQVSHLQFVDDTLVFLDAKEEEAENLVIILQIFGEITGLSVNFSKSDVISIGTEHKIDAIAEIMNCKIEILPLKYLGLPVGATARCSAIWEVVIEKLQKKLSLWKRKFFTKAGRLVLIKATLSSLPLLYVNASQSGEKAQPNYEILLVGLLSRYKENQLGSMGESLFTKE from the coding sequence ATGATAGCTCCACTCAAAAATTCAAACCTCAAAAGGGTTTACTACAAGGGGATCCCACCTTTCTTATTCATCTTAGTAGCTGAAGTTTTCTCCAAGCTTATGAAGAATGCAGTACAACTTCAAATAATTTCAGGCTTCTCAATTAACTCAATTCAAGTCTCTCACCTACAATTTGTAGATGACACATTGGTGTTTTTagatgcaaaagaagaagaagctgaaaacTTGGTTATCATCCTGCAAATCTTTGGGGAAATTACAGGCTTAAGTGTAAACTTTTCTAAAAGTGATGTTATAAGCATTGGTACTGAGCATAAGATAGATGCTATTGCAGAGATTATGAATTGTAAAATAGAGATCTTGCCACTGAAATATTTGGGTCTGCCAGTGGGAGCTACAGCCAGATGTTCAGCTATTTGGGAGGTGGTGATTGAAAAATTACAAAAGAAATTATCTTTGTGGAAAAGGAAATTCTTCACAAAAGCTGGAAGATTGGTCTTAATTAAAGCTACTCTATCCAGCTTACCTCTACTTTATGTCAATGCTAGTCAGAGTGGAGaaaaagctcaaccaaattatgaGATACTTCTTGTGGGGCTCCTCAGCAGATACAAGGAAAACCAATTGGGTAGCATGGGAGAGAGTTTGTTTACCAAAGAATAA